Proteins encoded within one genomic window of Granulicella pectinivorans:
- a CDS encoding chemotaxis protein CheX, whose product MTTAMAAYGTEHFRSHDNLRLMDETVAEVFGMMLGHETSIVAEQEDAMSERRTAIVGFSGALRGCCEVRMNSMAARTVTSAMLGAPMVDAEDPSIGDAVGEICNMIAGGWKNRVPALASACALSPPTIISGSDYVVKLGTPSIKFLRTYQFGGQTMQITMQCEELARA is encoded by the coding sequence ATGACGACGGCGATGGCGGCTTATGGCACGGAGCACTTTCGCAGCCACGATAACCTGCGGTTGATGGATGAGACCGTCGCCGAGGTCTTCGGGATGATGCTGGGTCATGAGACGAGCATCGTGGCTGAACAGGAAGACGCAATGAGCGAACGGCGGACGGCGATCGTTGGGTTCTCCGGAGCGCTGCGCGGATGCTGCGAGGTGAGAATGAACTCGATGGCGGCGCGAACGGTGACGTCGGCGATGCTGGGCGCGCCCATGGTGGATGCGGAGGATCCTTCGATTGGCGATGCGGTGGGCGAGATATGCAACATGATCGCGGGCGGATGGAAGAACCGAGTGCCCGCGCTGGCGAGTGCGTGCGCATTGTCGCCGCCCACGATTATCTCGGGCAGCGACTACGTGGTGAAGCTGGGTACGCCCTCGATCAAGTTTTTGAGGACGTACCAGTTTGGCGGGCAGACCATGCAGATCACGATGCAGTGCGAAGAACTGGCTCGGGCCTGA
- a CDS encoding VWA domain-containing protein, which yields MSTVAHLRLCLTAAFAVALPLAAQHTAPPVAVPQIDRQADQPTPPASHTLHLDVSVEAKAGQNVTGLQPQEFTLFDNKTPSPITSFKVLTPTQEPVEVILVIDAVNARFGTVAIVRDQVGRFLRADEGRLAYPTTLAVLEDKGLQSIPGFSSDGNLLDDSLKKLSIGLREITRSSGIYGADDRVQISLNAVHQLSRYAATLPGRKIILWISPGWPLLSGPGINLDSKQHEAIFRDVVGFSNELRQSNVTVYGINPIGPAENFLRANYYQAFEKGVGKPNDTDLADLSLQVLALQSGGLALEGSSDVAGLLKRCLADSASWYQLTVEPRPAEHPNEYHHLEVKLDKPGYKIRTRDGYYAQP from the coding sequence ATGTCAACCGTCGCTCACCTCCGTCTTTGCCTCACCGCAGCCTTTGCCGTGGCCCTTCCGCTCGCCGCCCAGCACACCGCGCCTCCGGTCGCAGTCCCCCAAATCGACCGTCAGGCCGACCAGCCTACCCCGCCTGCCTCGCACACCCTGCACCTCGACGTCTCCGTCGAAGCCAAGGCCGGACAGAATGTCACCGGTCTCCAGCCGCAGGAGTTCACCCTCTTCGACAACAAGACGCCCAGCCCCATCACCTCCTTCAAGGTCCTCACCCCCACCCAGGAGCCCGTTGAGGTCATCCTCGTCATCGATGCCGTCAACGCCCGCTTCGGCACCGTCGCCATCGTGCGCGATCAGGTCGGCAGGTTCCTCCGTGCCGACGAAGGCCGCCTCGCCTACCCCACCACCCTCGCCGTGCTGGAGGACAAGGGGTTGCAGAGCATCCCCGGCTTCTCCTCCGACGGCAACCTCCTCGACGATTCCCTCAAGAAGCTCTCCATCGGCCTCCGCGAAATCACCCGCTCCTCCGGAATCTATGGTGCCGACGACCGCGTCCAGATCTCCCTCAACGCGGTCCACCAACTCTCCCGCTACGCCGCCACCCTCCCCGGCCGCAAGATCATCCTTTGGATCTCGCCCGGCTGGCCCCTTCTCTCCGGTCCCGGCATCAATCTGGATAGCAAGCAGCACGAGGCCATCTTCCGCGACGTCGTCGGCTTCTCCAACGAACTCCGCCAGTCCAACGTCACGGTCTACGGCATCAACCCCATCGGCCCCGCGGAGAACTTTCTCCGCGCCAACTACTACCAGGCCTTCGAAAAGGGTGTCGGCAAACCCAACGATACCGACCTCGCCGACCTCAGCCTGCAGGTCCTCGCTCTCCAGAGCGGCGGTCTGGCTCTTGAGGGCAGCAGCGACGTCGCCGGCCTTCTCAAGCGCTGCCTAGCCGACTCCGCCTCCTGGTACCAGCTCACCGTAGAACCCCGTCCCGCGGAGCATCCCAACGAGTACCACCACCTCGAGGTCAAACTCGACAAGCCCGGCTACAAGATCCGTACCCGCGACGGCTACTACGCGCAGCCCTGA
- a CDS encoding Nramp family divalent metal transporter, whose translation MDESHPAPPEPEPVLVSQIEAEPVETSPAATLAASSSTKRSLGFRRNELWSYFGPAFVASVAYIDPGNFATNIEGGSRLGYRLLWVLLWSNAMAILIQYLAAKLGIVTGLTLPQNCRKHFSRPVTLSLWIAAEIAAIATDLAEFLGAALGLFLLFGPAMLAHGFSRTGTLLTAGIAASVAVFAILALDLIGFRWLEAGIMTFVGIIGLCYGFEVFLVHPDWHAAALRVLIPTLDTSSPLLFHQSIYLAVGMLGATVMPHVIYLHSALVQPRLKTLVTEQPETFTAPNSRIPGATIRRRYLRFELIDVFVAMNGAWLINSAMIVVAAVAFTHLGAPVTDVERAYQTLGPLLGPAAATIFAVALLCSGLSSSTVGVMAGQVIIEGFLHIKFPIFLRRLITIVPALIVLAVGLDPLKILILSQVVLSFALPFALIPLLILTNRTTVMGDFASALRTRIAGWISVGVILALNAVLLAQLAFAS comes from the coding sequence ATGGACGAAAGCCACCCGGCCCCTCCCGAACCCGAACCCGTCCTCGTCTCTCAGATCGAAGCTGAGCCGGTCGAAACCTCTCCTGCCGCCACCCTCGCGGCCAGCTCGTCCACCAAGCGCTCCCTCGGCTTCCGCCGCAATGAGCTCTGGAGCTACTTCGGACCCGCCTTCGTCGCCTCCGTGGCCTACATCGATCCCGGCAACTTCGCCACCAACATCGAAGGCGGCTCACGCCTCGGCTATCGACTCCTCTGGGTGCTCCTCTGGTCGAACGCCATGGCGATCCTCATCCAGTACCTCGCCGCCAAGCTCGGCATCGTCACCGGCCTCACCCTCCCGCAGAACTGCCGCAAACACTTCTCGCGCCCCGTCACCCTCTCCCTCTGGATCGCCGCCGAAATCGCCGCCATCGCCACCGACCTCGCCGAATTCCTCGGTGCAGCCCTCGGACTCTTCCTGCTCTTCGGCCCCGCCATGCTGGCCCACGGCTTCTCCCGCACCGGCACGCTGCTCACCGCCGGAATCGCCGCCTCCGTTGCGGTCTTCGCCATCCTCGCGCTCGACCTCATCGGCTTCCGCTGGCTCGAAGCCGGCATCATGACCTTTGTCGGCATCATCGGCCTCTGCTACGGCTTCGAGGTCTTCCTCGTCCACCCCGACTGGCACGCCGCAGCCCTCCGCGTTCTCATCCCCACCCTCGACACCAGCTCCCCCCTGCTCTTCCACCAGAGCATCTACCTCGCCGTCGGCATGCTCGGCGCAACCGTCATGCCGCACGTCATCTACCTCCACTCGGCCCTCGTCCAGCCCCGCCTCAAGACCCTCGTCACCGAACAGCCTGAAACCTTCACCGCCCCCAATAGCCGCATCCCCGGCGCAACCATCCGCCGACGCTACCTGCGCTTCGAGCTCATCGACGTCTTCGTCGCCATGAACGGCGCATGGCTCATCAACTCCGCCATGATCGTCGTCGCTGCCGTAGCCTTCACGCACCTCGGCGCCCCCGTCACCGACGTCGAACGCGCCTACCAGACCCTCGGCCCTCTCCTCGGCCCGGCCGCCGCCACCATCTTCGCGGTCGCCCTCCTCTGCTCCGGACTCTCCTCCTCCACCGTCGGCGTCATGGCCGGACAGGTCATCATCGAAGGCTTCCTCCACATCAAGTTCCCCATCTTCCTCCGGCGACTCATCACCATCGTGCCCGCGCTCATCGTTCTCGCCGTCGGTCTCGATCCCTTGAAGATCCTCATCCTCTCTCAGGTCGTCCTCTCCTTCGCTCTGCCCTTCGCGCTTATCCCCCTCCTCATCCTTACCAACCGCACCACCGTCATGGGAGACTTCGCCAGCGCTCTCCGCACCCGCATCGCCGGTTGGATCTCGGTCGGCGTCATCCTCGCCCTCAACGCAGTCCTGCTCGCGCAACTCGCATTCGCCAGCTAG
- a CDS encoding chemotaxis protein CheA, producing MLETTVSTALADDEAMIREFILEANEHLASIENGMLALEQDAGGETMHAIFRGFHTIKGLAGFLEFTAIQTLTHEVETLLDLARTGTLAVSGGVVDVVLESSDIVRQELARIEQRLAGQTAAASRVDNALLERIRAAARGEAAAVKGPAVAVEAAKSHEAASLRIDTGKLDELMEMVGELAIAQAMVAQHVVVNDGSLTRLARIAANLQRVAMSMRMVPLGAQFQKTARVVRDLSRRVGKQIAFETAGEETELDKTIVEALADPLLHMIRNSIDHGIETPEERVAMGKDATARIRLAASHQAGQIVIAISDDGRGLNKERILAKALQHGLIRAGQEMTEDEIFMLIFEAGFSTAEKVTDISGRGVGMDVVRRHVQALRGRIEIVSKAHEGTTFFIKLPLTLALMDGLVVAVGSERYLVPVSSVREMLRPAAERMDGECVTFRGTSLEVVRLHALFGVTPRSYDFAEGTLVVCETEGQAFALFVDEVMGRQEVLSKSLGASFEEVRGFAGCAILGDGHVALVLDVDAVYQDGGHAGAIAADRQSKESMR from the coding sequence ATGCTTGAGACCACCGTGTCGACAGCTCTGGCCGACGACGAAGCGATGATCCGTGAGTTCATCCTGGAAGCCAACGAGCATCTCGCATCGATTGAGAACGGCATGCTTGCGCTGGAACAGGATGCGGGCGGTGAGACCATGCACGCGATCTTTCGCGGGTTTCATACGATCAAGGGGCTTGCGGGATTCCTGGAATTCACGGCGATTCAGACGTTGACGCATGAGGTGGAGACGCTGCTGGACCTGGCGCGGACAGGCACGCTGGCGGTATCGGGTGGTGTTGTCGATGTGGTTCTGGAGAGCTCGGATATCGTTCGGCAGGAGCTTGCGAGGATCGAGCAAAGGCTGGCTGGACAGACGGCTGCTGCGAGCCGCGTGGATAATGCTCTGCTGGAACGGATTCGTGCGGCGGCGCGAGGGGAAGCAGCGGCGGTGAAGGGTCCGGCTGTTGCGGTGGAAGCGGCGAAGAGTCATGAGGCTGCTTCGTTGCGCATCGATACGGGCAAGCTCGATGAGTTGATGGAGATGGTGGGCGAGCTGGCGATTGCGCAGGCGATGGTTGCGCAACATGTGGTGGTAAACGATGGAAGCCTGACGCGGCTTGCGCGTATCGCGGCCAATCTGCAACGCGTTGCGATGAGCATGCGCATGGTGCCGCTGGGCGCGCAGTTTCAGAAGACGGCACGCGTGGTGCGCGACCTCTCGCGGCGTGTGGGTAAACAGATTGCGTTCGAGACGGCGGGCGAAGAGACGGAGCTTGATAAGACGATCGTTGAAGCGCTGGCGGATCCGCTTCTGCATATGATTCGCAACTCGATCGATCATGGAATCGAGACGCCGGAAGAGCGCGTGGCCATGGGGAAGGATGCGACTGCGCGGATTCGTCTTGCTGCGTCTCACCAGGCGGGGCAGATCGTGATTGCGATCTCCGATGATGGGCGAGGCTTGAATAAGGAACGCATTCTTGCGAAGGCTCTGCAGCATGGCTTGATTCGCGCGGGGCAGGAGATGACGGAGGACGAGATCTTCATGCTGATCTTCGAGGCCGGGTTTTCGACGGCGGAGAAGGTGACCGATATCTCCGGGCGGGGCGTGGGCATGGATGTCGTGCGACGGCATGTGCAGGCGCTGCGCGGGCGGATCGAGATTGTTTCCAAGGCCCATGAAGGCACGACGTTCTTCATCAAGCTGCCGCTGACGCTGGCGCTGATGGATGGGCTTGTGGTGGCGGTGGGGAGTGAGCGTTACCTTGTGCCGGTCTCTTCGGTGCGCGAGATGCTGCGGCCTGCGGCGGAGAGGATGGATGGAGAATGTGTCACGTTTCGTGGCACATCGCTGGAGGTGGTGCGTTTGCATGCGCTCTTCGGGGTCACGCCACGAAGCTATGATTTCGCAGAAGGGACCCTGGTTGTGTGCGAGACGGAAGGGCAGGCATTCGCACTGTTCGTCGATGAGGTGATGGGGCGGCAGGAGGTCTTGAGCAAGAGTCTTGGAGCGAGCTTTGAGGAGGTGCGTGGCTTTGCCGGATGCGCCATTCTTGGCGATGGGCACGTTGCGCTGGTGCTCGATGTGGATGCGGTGTACCAGGACGGGGGTCATGCTGGCGCAATCGCCGCCGATAGACAGAGCAAGGAGAGCATGCGATGA
- a CDS encoding chemotaxis protein CheW: MQTVTETTERAAKYLLFRLGTETFGVDVMRVREIVGMQTVTVVTRAAGGVKGLINLRGKIVPVIDRRTDGTVTAKSSLIVMRDGALTVAMVVDEVMEITGTADGMRVLDAGEIR, translated from the coding sequence ATGCAGACGGTAACCGAGACGACCGAGCGCGCGGCAAAGTACCTCCTCTTCCGGCTGGGCACGGAGACGTTCGGTGTGGATGTGATGCGGGTGCGGGAGATCGTCGGCATGCAGACCGTGACGGTCGTCACCCGCGCGGCAGGCGGCGTGAAGGGGTTGATCAACCTGCGCGGCAAGATCGTGCCGGTGATTGATCGACGGACAGACGGTACGGTTACGGCCAAGAGTTCGCTAATCGTGATGCGAGACGGCGCTTTGACGGTGGCCATGGTGGTGGATGAGGTGATGGAGATTACGGGGACGGCGGATGGTATGCGGGTGCTCGATGCCGGAGAGATCCGATGA
- a CDS encoding Ig-like domain repeat protein, which translates to MRKSTPYAVLRFLPLVLLACLTTQAQRTTHVPADASTIQSAIDASSSGDTILVSPGTYFENLDLRGKAITLQSTEGPETTILDGSNLAPVVTFATRETRATSLSGFTLRNGAPASTTSHGGGILLVASSPTIAGNILTHNLCTALDATQSSPLLTRNILRETHPSALCIAQPVAPVVFSGGSPTLLHNIVEHNDLTAAQPISAGIALTGAQATLQSNILRENLTGNDAPSAIFTSGTQPIHFEQNLINANSSHCGPAVSIASPGTFLNNTVADNATCDSSAELTLSSPQLMVVNNILATSSSHPALACSLEPAAFHHNLLHNASGPVLAGACPDPGTNLFADPLFANRVQADYHLSPHSPALAEGTTAFALAQHDLDDILRIQDGRIDLGPYEHALPKILTASTIILNATPSPAEAFQSITLTAQVTAQNATPTGSIVFTANSQPLATLPLDTTGRASFTTTALPAATLPFSATYSGSATIAPSSDTLTQRIAPATTLLSFAVTPSTADETQSVTLSATVAAPLSTRSPTGQVQFLELTTHNVLATLPLDPTGHASATLPTLPNGTWLIDAIYLGSANFSPVTLPASNALTLTIANRGYVLSTANQTITIQSGHHAPVPLTLASIGTFAATLILSCANLPANATCTFSPASPSLTAGSTLPVTLTLDTDAIPGFLALTHPAAGPTLAFLLVLTFKRRRQALSSLCLLTALTGCTSQYPAQVPSGTYPIQVVSQAVGSSTKQTLSLIVVVTN; encoded by the coding sequence ATGCGCAAATCCACACCCTACGCCGTACTCCGGTTCCTGCCCCTGGTGCTGCTCGCCTGCCTCACCACCCAGGCGCAGCGCACCACGCACGTCCCCGCGGACGCCTCCACCATCCAGTCCGCCATCGACGCCTCCAGCAGCGGCGACACCATCCTCGTCTCCCCCGGCACCTACTTCGAGAATCTCGACCTCCGCGGCAAGGCCATCACCCTTCAGAGCACCGAAGGCCCCGAAACCACCATCCTCGACGGCAGCAACCTGGCCCCGGTCGTCACCTTCGCCACCCGCGAAACCCGCGCCACCAGCCTCTCCGGCTTCACCCTCCGCAACGGAGCACCAGCCTCCACAACGAGCCACGGCGGCGGCATCCTCCTCGTCGCCTCCTCGCCCACGATCGCCGGAAACATCCTCACCCACAACCTCTGCACCGCCCTCGACGCCACCCAATCCTCGCCCTTGCTCACCCGCAACATCCTCCGCGAAACCCACCCCAGCGCCCTCTGCATCGCGCAACCAGTCGCCCCCGTAGTCTTCAGCGGAGGCTCCCCCACGCTCCTCCACAACATCGTCGAACACAACGACCTCACCGCAGCCCAGCCCATCTCCGCCGGAATCGCCCTGACCGGCGCGCAAGCCACCCTCCAAAGCAACATCCTCCGCGAGAACCTCACCGGCAACGACGCCCCATCCGCGATCTTCACCAGCGGTACCCAACCCATCCACTTCGAGCAAAACCTCATCAACGCCAACTCCAGCCACTGCGGCCCCGCCGTCTCCATCGCATCCCCCGGCACATTCCTCAACAACACCGTGGCCGACAATGCCACCTGCGACTCCTCTGCCGAACTCACCCTCTCTTCCCCCCAACTCATGGTGGTCAACAACATCCTCGCCACCTCATCCAGCCACCCCGCCCTCGCCTGCTCGCTTGAACCAGCTGCCTTCCACCACAATCTCCTCCACAACGCCTCCGGCCCAGTCCTCGCCGGCGCCTGCCCCGATCCCGGCACCAACCTCTTCGCCGACCCCCTCTTCGCAAACCGGGTCCAGGCCGACTATCACCTCTCCCCCCACTCCCCGGCCCTCGCCGAAGGCACAACCGCCTTCGCCCTCGCGCAACACGATCTAGACGACATCCTCCGCATACAAGACGGCCGCATCGACCTCGGCCCCTACGAGCACGCTCTCCCAAAAATCCTCACCGCCAGCACCATCATCCTCAACGCAACGCCCAGCCCCGCCGAGGCCTTCCAGTCCATCACCCTCACCGCGCAGGTCACCGCCCAGAACGCCACGCCCACCGGCTCCATCGTCTTCACCGCCAACTCCCAACCCCTCGCCACCCTCCCCCTTGACACCACCGGCCGCGCATCCTTCACGACCACCGCCCTCCCCGCCGCAACCCTCCCCTTCAGCGCCACCTACAGCGGCTCCGCCACCATCGCGCCCTCATCCGACACCCTCACCCAGCGCATCGCCCCCGCCACCACCCTCCTCTCCTTCGCCGTTACCCCCTCCACCGCCGACGAAACCCAGTCCGTCACCCTCTCCGCGACCGTCGCAGCCCCACTCTCCACCCGTTCGCCCACCGGACAGGTTCAGTTCCTCGAACTCACCACCCACAACGTCCTCGCGACCCTTCCCTTGGACCCGACCGGCCACGCCTCCGCGACCCTCCCCACCCTGCCCAACGGCACCTGGCTCATCGACGCCATCTACCTCGGCTCCGCAAACTTTTCCCCCGTCACCCTGCCCGCCTCGAACGCCCTCACCCTCACCATCGCCAACCGGGGCTACGTCCTCTCCACAGCCAATCAGACCATAACGATCCAGTCCGGCCACCATGCCCCGGTACCCCTCACCTTAGCCAGCATCGGAACCTTCGCCGCTACCCTCATCCTCTCCTGCGCCAACCTTCCCGCCAACGCCACCTGTACCTTCTCCCCCGCATCCCCCAGCCTCACCGCCGGATCCACCCTCCCCGTCACCCTCACGCTCGACACCGATGCAATCCCCGGTTTCCTCGCCCTCACTCACCCCGCCGCCGGACCCACCCTTGCCTTCCTCCTCGTCCTCACCTTCAAACGCCGCCGCCAAGCCCTGTCATCCCTGTGTCTCCTCACCGCCCTCACCGGCTGTACGTCGCAGTATCCGGCTCAGGTTCCCAGCGGAACCTACCCCATTCAGGTAGTGTCCCAGGCCGTTGGGTCGTCTACAAAACAAACCCTTTCCCTCATTGTTGTCGTTACAAACTGA
- a CDS encoding response regulator — translation MTGTILIVDDSAMMRKVVLRTLKMAGVDYDNVLEARDGAEGLAMLKEHRVDLIMCDINMPVMGGLEMIEAIKAQELARGVPIVMVTTEGSEVQVRQAILAGARGYIRKPFTVEHIESNVKPLLAA, via the coding sequence ATGACGGGGACGATTCTGATCGTGGATGATTCGGCGATGATGCGCAAGGTTGTGCTGCGCACGCTGAAGATGGCAGGGGTGGACTATGACAACGTGCTCGAAGCACGCGACGGCGCGGAGGGACTGGCGATGCTGAAGGAGCACAGGGTCGACCTGATCATGTGCGACATCAACATGCCAGTGATGGGCGGGCTGGAGATGATCGAGGCGATCAAGGCGCAGGAGCTTGCGCGCGGCGTGCCCATCGTGATGGTGACGACGGAGGGCAGCGAGGTGCAGGTGCGCCAGGCGATTCTGGCAGGGGCGCGCGGGTACATTCGCAAGCCATTTACGGTGGAGCACATTGAGAGCAACGTGAAGCCCTTGCTGGCGGCGTAA
- a CDS encoding class I SAM-dependent methyltransferase encodes MKTFRDPAGTLELRADAAYRTVYPPHDAEILAFLDTPLAHRLVEEGSLVSSTVIQAPTPDQPLVLRHPRIPFVSYHWEWSPGMWLAAAKLTLSICADLLAVGYILKDATPSNILFVGTRPILVDVLSVAKVDPTTPIWFASGQFIRTFLLPLLASEKLGWPLQASITRRDGYEPEEIGRHLPFATRWSQPARSAVTLPLLLSGKRKSGPATAPKSPKVDAEAGTYILGKTIAGLRKQMELLTPKQHASTWSDYTETATHYTTAEQAEKQTFVSRVLGAVKPSRVLDIGSNTGTFSEIAAKSGAQVVALDTDQQAVDILFARLSQSPYAAAILPLHIDLSRPTPAVGWHNQENASFIDRAEAHFDFVLMLAVIHHLLLQSQIPLEHIAGLAAEITTSGLIIEWVPPTDEKFREVLRGRDAIYAHLTEEAFLAAFAPHFDIVQQVTLTNARILFHMKKRVILPSAGV; translated from the coding sequence TTGAAGACCTTTCGCGACCCCGCCGGCACCCTCGAACTACGCGCCGACGCAGCCTACCGCACCGTCTATCCCCCGCATGATGCGGAGATCCTGGCCTTCCTCGACACGCCCCTGGCTCATCGGCTCGTCGAGGAGGGCAGTCTCGTCTCCAGCACCGTCATCCAGGCCCCCACCCCCGATCAGCCTCTCGTCCTCCGCCACCCCCGCATCCCCTTCGTCTCCTACCACTGGGAGTGGAGCCCAGGCATGTGGCTCGCTGCCGCAAAGCTCACCCTCTCGATCTGCGCCGATCTCCTCGCCGTGGGCTACATCCTCAAGGACGCCACCCCGTCGAACATCCTCTTCGTCGGCACCAGGCCCATCCTTGTCGACGTGCTCTCCGTCGCGAAGGTCGACCCCACCACACCCATCTGGTTCGCCTCCGGTCAGTTCATCCGCACCTTCCTGTTGCCTCTTCTCGCGTCCGAAAAACTAGGCTGGCCTCTCCAGGCGAGCATCACTCGCCGCGATGGATATGAGCCCGAAGAGATCGGCCGGCATCTCCCCTTCGCCACCCGCTGGAGCCAGCCAGCCCGCTCCGCCGTGACGCTTCCTCTCCTTCTCTCCGGCAAGCGCAAGAGCGGCCCAGCTACCGCACCCAAATCCCCCAAAGTCGACGCCGAAGCCGGAACCTACATCCTCGGCAAAACCATCGCCGGCCTCCGCAAACAGATGGAGCTCCTCACCCCGAAGCAGCACGCCTCCACCTGGTCCGACTACACCGAGACCGCTACCCACTACACCACCGCCGAACAGGCCGAAAAGCAGACCTTCGTCAGCCGCGTCCTTGGGGCCGTCAAGCCCAGCCGCGTCCTCGACATCGGCTCCAACACCGGAACCTTCTCCGAGATCGCCGCCAAGTCCGGCGCGCAGGTCGTAGCCCTCGACACCGACCAGCAGGCCGTCGACATCCTCTTCGCGCGCCTCTCGCAGTCGCCGTACGCCGCCGCGATCCTGCCCCTGCACATCGATCTCTCCCGCCCCACGCCCGCGGTCGGCTGGCACAACCAGGAGAACGCCTCCTTCATCGACCGAGCCGAGGCTCACTTCGACTTCGTGCTCATGCTCGCGGTCATCCACCACCTCTTGCTCCAGAGCCAGATTCCGCTCGAGCACATCGCCGGCCTCGCGGCCGAGATCACCACCTCCGGCCTCATTATCGAGTGGGTACCGCCCACCGACGAGAAGTTCCGCGAGGTCCTCCGCGGACGCGACGCCATCTACGCGCACCTCACCGAAGAGGCCTTCCTGGCCGCCTTCGCCCCCCACTTCGACATCGTCCAGCAGGTCACCCTCACCAACGCCCGCATCCTCTTCCACATGAAAAAGCGCGTCATCCTCCCGTCGGCCGGAGTCTAG
- a CDS encoding methyl-accepting chemotaxis protein: MMLRRCAGWLCALLIGGAMLQSLIAFYSLRWMMVFCVVSTITGAVLSLRALRWVDGQIRAKAHALRDGASRIADVAGQAGLASESMGHDSMTQSRAMDETAVASGNVPATAQRHADNRRAAVATMIESEAKFAAMSHSLGQMIEAMEGIDASRRKIATIIQSIDEIAFQTRLLALNAAVEAARAGEAGMGFAVIADEVHSLALRSASAARDTAAWMEESRMQVRSGQEKVEDVALGIHSLAEGAATMKTLVDATHGGSLEQASGIAPVTRLLREMDHAAVSAEQWSGVARRLRAEAEAMQDAAAQLTGLADCRSRGVEAPGMAETYA; this comes from the coding sequence ATGATGCTCCGTCGATGCGCAGGCTGGCTGTGCGCGCTGCTGATCGGCGGCGCGATGTTGCAGAGCTTGATTGCGTTCTACTCTCTTCGCTGGATGATGGTGTTTTGCGTTGTCTCGACGATTACGGGCGCGGTGCTTTCGCTGCGCGCGCTCCGCTGGGTCGATGGGCAGATACGGGCTAAGGCCCATGCGTTACGCGACGGCGCGAGCAGGATTGCGGATGTGGCGGGGCAGGCTGGTTTGGCGAGCGAGAGCATGGGGCATGACTCCATGACGCAGTCGCGCGCGATGGATGAGACGGCGGTCGCGAGTGGCAACGTGCCTGCGACGGCCCAGCGCCATGCGGACAATCGACGTGCGGCCGTGGCGACGATGATCGAGTCCGAAGCGAAGTTTGCCGCGATGAGCCATTCGCTGGGACAGATGATCGAGGCGATGGAAGGGATCGATGCTTCGAGAAGGAAGATTGCGACGATCATCCAGTCGATCGATGAGATTGCGTTCCAGACCCGTCTGCTGGCATTGAATGCGGCGGTGGAAGCGGCACGTGCGGGCGAGGCGGGCATGGGATTCGCCGTGATTGCAGATGAGGTGCACAGCCTTGCGCTGCGGTCGGCCAGTGCGGCTCGCGATACGGCTGCGTGGATGGAAGAGTCGAGGATGCAGGTGAGGAGCGGCCAAGAGAAGGTCGAGGATGTTGCGTTGGGGATCCACTCGCTTGCGGAGGGGGCCGCGACGATGAAGACGCTGGTCGATGCGACTCATGGAGGGTCGTTGGAGCAGGCAAGCGGTATTGCGCCGGTGACCCGACTGCTGAGGGAGATGGATCACGCGGCAGTGAGTGCGGAGCAGTGGAGCGGCGTGGCACGGCGGCTGCGTGCGGAGGCGGAGGCGATGCAGGATGCGGCCGCACAACTGACGGGCCTGGCGGATTGTAGATCGCGCGGGGTAGAAGCCCCAGGGATGGCGGAGACCTATGCTTGA